In Arthrobacter sp. MN05-02, one genomic interval encodes:
- a CDS encoding oxidoreductase, with protein sequence MVEEHLRRQQRERMRYVKLGSTGLDISPLALGCMSYGEPDRGNHPWTLSEEESRPLIRAAVDAGINFFDTANVYSDGSSEEIVGRALAEFTRREETVIATKVHGRMHEGPNGAGLSRKAILAELDNSLRRLGTDYVDLYQIHRFDPVTPLEETLEALHDVVKAGKVRYLGASSMYAWQFSKALYLQRINGWTRFVTMQDHYNLINREEEREMYGLCADQGVGVLPWSPLARGKLARPWDETTSRSETDSFGKTLYGTLDADRRVSDAVGTVAEARGVPRAQVALAWVSRNPVVSAPIVGVGKPRHLEDAVASLDLELTQDEVDALEEHYVPHPLVGF encoded by the coding sequence ATGGTGGAGGAACACCTCCGACGCCAGCAAAGGGAACGCATGCGCTACGTGAAACTCGGCTCCACAGGCCTCGACATCTCGCCCCTCGCCCTCGGCTGCATGAGTTACGGCGAACCGGACCGCGGCAACCACCCCTGGACACTGAGCGAGGAGGAGAGCCGACCCCTGATCCGCGCCGCCGTCGATGCCGGCATCAACTTCTTTGACACGGCGAACGTCTACTCCGACGGCTCGAGCGAGGAGATCGTCGGACGCGCGCTGGCGGAGTTCACCCGCCGCGAGGAGACCGTCATCGCCACGAAGGTGCACGGCCGCATGCACGAGGGGCCCAACGGCGCCGGGCTGTCCCGCAAGGCGATCCTCGCGGAGCTCGACAACAGCCTCCGGCGCCTCGGGACCGACTACGTCGATCTCTACCAGATCCACCGGTTCGACCCGGTGACACCCCTGGAGGAGACCCTGGAAGCACTGCACGACGTCGTCAAGGCCGGCAAGGTCCGGTATCTCGGAGCGTCCTCCATGTACGCGTGGCAGTTCTCGAAGGCCCTCTACCTCCAGCGCATCAACGGCTGGACCCGCTTCGTCACGATGCAGGACCACTACAACCTGATCAACCGCGAGGAGGAGCGGGAGATGTACGGGCTGTGCGCTGACCAGGGCGTCGGGGTCCTGCCGTGGAGCCCGCTCGCGCGCGGGAAGCTGGCGCGCCCGTGGGACGAGACGACGTCGCGCTCCGAGACGGACTCCTTCGGCAAGACCCTCTACGGCACCCTCGATGCGGACCGGCGCGTGTCCGACGCCGTCGGGACCGTCGCCGAGGCGCGCGGTGTTCCCCGCGCCCAGGTGGCCCTCGCCTGGGTGTCGCGCAATCCCGTGGTCTCCGCGCCGATCGTCGGCGTGGGCAAGCCGCGGCACCTCGAGGACGCCGTCGCCTCGCTGGACCTCGAACTCACGCAGGACGAGGTCGACGCCCTGGAGGAGCACTACGTGCCCCACCCCCTCGTCGGGTTCTGA
- a CDS encoding amidohydrolase, with amino-acid sequence MAAAAPGRRVPADLVLRGGRVFDGTTVHPTATAVAVEGGTITVVGTDADACAAGGPATDVVDLRGRLLTPGFTDAHAHTFMGGIEALACDVGGCRGAAEVQATVAAHARATGDGGWITGAGWYKGDYDGGFPDADVLDAVVPARPVYLINRDHHSAWVNSAALRLAGIDDRTPDPPHGIIGRRDDGSPSGILHEGAMSLVARLLPPIPQAAVEAGILYGQRHLHALGITGWQEAIIGEYAGYPDAAPAYRSLAASGRLTGRASGALWVPRGIGLQDIPDLVGDFRERRRINAAAGFPTSSAKIMVDGVPENRTAALLDPYEPVGCGCMPGDRGPTYLPTEVLDAVVAALHAARFDLHLHAIGDRAVRSGLDAVARARDLHPGDGSWRPLHTMAHVQLVHPDDVPRFGALGVVVNAQALWACNDEQMRSLTVPLFGDDRALWQYPFASMAAAGADLAMGSDWPVSAADPWQAIHVAVNRSHPDHAGAEPLVPSEALTLGAALGAYTAGSARGTRSPAGAVRAGAPADLAVLSANPFELAVTGLHGMAVDLTLVDGRVVFER; translated from the coding sequence GTGGCAGCGGCAGCCCCGGGACGTCGCGTGCCGGCTGACCTCGTCCTGCGGGGCGGGCGCGTCTTCGACGGCACCACCGTGCACCCGACCGCGACGGCGGTCGCCGTGGAGGGCGGCACCATCACCGTCGTCGGGACCGATGCCGACGCATGCGCGGCGGGCGGGCCGGCGACCGACGTCGTCGACCTGCGCGGGAGGCTGCTCACGCCCGGCTTCACCGACGCCCACGCCCACACCTTCATGGGCGGCATCGAGGCGCTCGCGTGCGACGTCGGCGGGTGTCGCGGCGCGGCCGAGGTGCAGGCTACGGTCGCCGCCCACGCGCGGGCGACGGGGGACGGCGGCTGGATCACCGGTGCCGGCTGGTACAAGGGGGACTACGACGGCGGCTTCCCGGACGCCGACGTGCTCGACGCCGTGGTGCCCGCCCGCCCCGTGTACCTCATCAACCGGGACCACCACAGCGCCTGGGTCAACTCCGCGGCGCTCCGCCTCGCCGGCATCGACGATCGGACGCCCGATCCCCCGCACGGGATCATCGGGCGCCGGGACGACGGCTCACCGAGCGGGATCCTCCACGAGGGTGCCATGTCCCTCGTCGCCCGGCTCCTCCCCCCGATCCCGCAGGCCGCCGTCGAGGCAGGCATCCTGTACGGCCAGCGCCACCTGCACGCCCTCGGGATCACGGGCTGGCAGGAGGCGATCATCGGCGAGTACGCCGGGTACCCGGATGCGGCTCCCGCCTACCGCTCCCTCGCCGCGTCGGGCCGCCTGACCGGACGGGCCTCCGGCGCCCTCTGGGTGCCGCGCGGCATCGGCCTGCAGGACATCCCGGACCTCGTCGGGGACTTCCGCGAGCGCCGGCGGATCAACGCGGCGGCGGGCTTCCCCACGTCGAGCGCGAAGATCATGGTCGACGGCGTGCCGGAGAACCGCACCGCGGCCCTGCTCGATCCGTACGAGCCCGTCGGCTGCGGGTGCATGCCCGGCGACCGGGGACCCACCTATCTGCCCACCGAGGTGCTCGACGCCGTCGTCGCCGCGCTGCATGCCGCCCGCTTCGACCTGCACCTGCATGCCATCGGCGATCGCGCCGTGCGGTCGGGGCTGGACGCGGTCGCGCGTGCTCGCGACCTGCACCCCGGCGACGGCTCGTGGCGGCCGCTGCACACCATGGCGCACGTGCAGCTCGTGCATCCCGACGACGTCCCGCGGTTCGGCGCGCTCGGCGTCGTCGTCAACGCGCAGGCGCTGTGGGCCTGCAACGACGAGCAGATGCGGTCCCTCACCGTCCCCCTTTTCGGCGACGACCGGGCACTGTGGCAGTACCCCTTCGCGTCGATGGCCGCCGCCGGGGCGGACCTGGCGATGGGCTCCGACTGGCCCGTCTCCGCCGCCGACCCCTGGCAGGCGATCCACGTCGCGGTCAACCGCTCCCACCCCGACCATGCCGGCGCGGAACCGCTCGTACCCTCGGAGGCGCTGACCCTCGGGGCCGCGCTCGGTGCCTATACGGCCGGCTCGGCCCGCGGCACCCGGTCGCCGGCCGGTGCCGTCCGCGCGGGCGCTCCCGCTGACCTCGCCGTGCTCTCGGCGAATCCCTTCGAGCTTGCCGTGACCGGACTCCACGGGATGGCCGTGGACCTGACCCTGGTCGACGGCCGCGTGGTCTTCGAGCGGTAG
- a CDS encoding NAD(P)-dependent oxidoreductase, whose translation MTVLIAGCGDLGTEVGLRLAARGERVVGWRRSPGHIPAVIEGVAADLTRALPAIPQDTDVVVIATAAGDRSEAAYRSAYVDATRNVLDALERDGVRPRRILFVSSTAVYGDFDGGWVTEGSPAESPAPTARLVREAEQVLLARSDRGTVLRLSGIYGPGRTRLIDQVQAGTAVLPATAQWTNRIHRDDAAAAIVHLVTAVADPAPVYLGSDELPVDLGEVLQFLAGELGLPEPPRGEVSPTRGGARRVDSGLLRSTGFSFTYPTYREGYRAVLAGQGVRHP comes from the coding sequence ATGACGGTGCTGATAGCGGGCTGCGGAGACCTCGGGACCGAGGTGGGCCTCCGGCTGGCCGCGCGCGGGGAACGGGTGGTCGGATGGCGGCGCTCCCCCGGGCACATCCCCGCGGTGATCGAGGGCGTGGCCGCGGACCTGACGCGGGCGCTGCCCGCGATACCGCAGGACACCGACGTCGTCGTCATCGCCACGGCCGCCGGGGACCGCAGCGAGGCCGCGTACCGCAGCGCCTACGTCGACGCCACCCGGAATGTCCTCGACGCCCTCGAGCGCGACGGCGTCCGCCCGCGCCGGATCCTCTTCGTGTCATCCACCGCGGTGTACGGGGACTTCGACGGCGGCTGGGTCACCGAGGGCTCCCCGGCCGAGAGCCCGGCACCGACGGCGCGGCTGGTGCGCGAGGCCGAGCAGGTACTCCTGGCCCGCTCGGACCGGGGCACGGTCCTCCGGCTCTCGGGGATCTACGGACCGGGCCGCACCCGCCTGATCGACCAGGTGCAGGCTGGAACGGCAGTACTGCCCGCTACGGCGCAGTGGACGAACCGGATCCACCGCGACGACGCCGCGGCGGCGATCGTGCACCTGGTCACCGCGGTGGCGGATCCCGCGCCCGTCTACCTCGGCAGCGACGAACTACCCGTGGACCTCGGGGAGGTGCTGCAGTTCCTCGCCGGGGAGCTCGGCCTGCCGGAGCCGCCCCGCGGCGAGGTGTCCCCGACCCGCGGCGGCGCGCGCAGGGTGGACAGCGGCCTGCTCCGGTCCACGGGGTTCTCCTTCACCTACCCCACGTACCGGGAGGGCTACCGCGCCGTCCTGGCAGGGCAGGGCGTCAGGCACCCGTAG
- a CDS encoding 2-hydroxyacid dehydrogenase: protein MTGRPVVAVLEGATPVRGLERVAEVAEIRVAQAAGLPAALDGADVLYLWDYFSGALPAAWHAAGSLRWLHVAAAGVDRLLFPGLVASDVVVTNAHGIFDQPMAEYVLGAMLHAAKGFGPLRDSQREARWAWREGRNIAGSRALVVGTGSIGRHTARLLRAVGVRVEGAGRVALEHDDDFGRVHASAELARVVPGFDWVVLVAPLTPATENMMGAEAIGAMRSSAVLINVGRGRLVDEAALIGRLRAGTLAGAVLDTFAVEPLPPENPLWSLPTVLVTPHMASNADSWLDDLAAQFERNFLLWVEGRPLPGVVDKALGYVPSGRRREGLASAREVLAGGGARHTPGDWRRPRGG, encoded by the coding sequence ATGACCGGTCGTCCTGTGGTCGCGGTCCTCGAGGGTGCCACGCCGGTGCGCGGGCTCGAGCGCGTGGCCGAGGTGGCAGAGATCCGGGTGGCGCAGGCGGCGGGCCTCCCCGCGGCCCTCGACGGCGCCGACGTCCTCTACCTCTGGGACTACTTCTCCGGAGCGCTTCCCGCGGCCTGGCACGCGGCCGGCTCCCTCCGCTGGCTGCACGTCGCGGCCGCCGGCGTGGACAGACTGCTCTTCCCGGGACTCGTGGCCTCCGACGTCGTCGTCACCAATGCCCACGGGATCTTCGACCAGCCGATGGCGGAGTACGTGCTGGGTGCCATGCTCCACGCCGCGAAGGGCTTCGGGCCCCTGCGGGACTCCCAGCGCGAGGCCCGCTGGGCCTGGCGGGAGGGCCGGAACATCGCCGGTTCCCGGGCACTGGTGGTGGGCACGGGCAGCATCGGCCGCCATACCGCACGGCTGCTGCGGGCGGTCGGGGTGCGCGTCGAGGGCGCGGGCAGGGTCGCGCTGGAGCACGACGACGATTTCGGCCGCGTGCACGCCTCCGCGGAGCTGGCCCGCGTGGTGCCCGGGTTCGACTGGGTCGTCCTGGTGGCACCCCTGACCCCCGCCACCGAGAACATGATGGGCGCCGAGGCGATCGGGGCGATGAGATCCTCCGCCGTCCTCATCAACGTGGGACGGGGACGGCTCGTGGACGAGGCGGCCCTCATCGGCCGTCTGCGGGCCGGGACGCTCGCGGGCGCGGTCCTCGACACGTTCGCCGTCGAGCCGTTGCCCCCGGAGAACCCGTTGTGGTCCCTGCCCACGGTGCTCGTCACGCCGCACATGGCGAGCAACGCCGATTCCTGGCTCGACGACCTCGCCGCCCAGTTCGAGCGGAACTTCCTGCTGTGGGTCGAGGGGCGACCGCTGCCGGGTGTCGTCGACAAGGCCCTCGGGTACGTGCCCTCCGGCCGTCGACGCGAGGGCCTCGCCTCCGCCCGCGAGGTCCTGGCCGGCGGGGGAGCCCGGCACACCCCGGGGGATTGGCGTCGGCCACGCGGCGGGTGA
- the glsA1 gene encoding glutaminase 1: MESPIESYLRTIHREISELRDGKPYSSIPAMANVDPDNFGICLTTVDGYMYEVGDTREEFTIQSISKPFTYGLALSDLGMEAVDAKVDVEPSGDSFNEISLAPGTGRPSNAMINAGALTATSLVRSRGGNTRFRRIVNTYSAFAGRQLGVDEEIFRSELEHGHRNRALAYLLRSFDIIEEDPTPVLEDYFRQCSVMVTCMDLSVMAATLANSGRNPLTGVEVMDLSAVERVLSVMTTCGMYDDAGSWISTVGMPAKSGVGGGTIAVLPGQVGLAVYSPPLDDHGSSVRGMATSQRLSRDMELHFVRAARAGRSAIRATYDITAAPSGIRRTDEAMDVLRDHGHRAMVIELNGDLLFAGTESMVRELSNLDDDVDFVILDLRRVDEVADVSLRLLGEVRENLAAVDRDLVLIDGEGTLAETFRDVDRAVPTFDTRTAAVEWCENELITRYGGDLVLPAEVEVAQCPALSPLSDEDVAALARRMEGRTYEKGQVVRRVGQAFGGVYFILSGRISTSVPGPSGGRLRLTTLSAGMTFGELALGSDDRQETTVKALEEVHVKVLTARAIRAIEQEEPRLAVELWKALTRDAYTRVDLYLRETAVRIQD, from the coding sequence ATGGAATCGCCGATCGAGAGCTACCTCAGGACCATCCACCGGGAGATCTCCGAGCTGAGGGACGGGAAGCCGTACAGCAGCATTCCCGCGATGGCGAACGTCGACCCCGACAACTTCGGTATCTGCCTGACCACCGTGGACGGGTACATGTACGAGGTCGGCGACACCCGTGAGGAGTTCACCATCCAGTCGATCTCCAAGCCCTTCACCTACGGCCTGGCGCTCTCCGATCTCGGCATGGAGGCCGTCGACGCGAAGGTGGACGTGGAGCCCTCCGGCGACTCCTTCAACGAGATCTCGCTGGCGCCGGGCACGGGCCGACCGTCGAATGCCATGATCAATGCCGGTGCGCTCACGGCGACGTCCCTCGTGAGATCCCGGGGCGGCAACACCCGGTTCCGGCGCATCGTGAACACCTACTCCGCCTTCGCCGGCCGCCAGCTGGGCGTGGACGAGGAGATCTTCCGGTCCGAGCTCGAGCACGGTCACCGCAACCGCGCCCTGGCCTACCTGCTGCGGTCCTTCGACATCATCGAGGAGGACCCGACGCCCGTTCTCGAGGACTACTTCCGCCAGTGCTCCGTGATGGTCACCTGCATGGACCTCTCCGTCATGGCGGCGACCCTCGCCAACTCGGGCCGCAATCCGCTGACGGGCGTCGAGGTGATGGACCTGTCCGCCGTCGAGCGGGTCCTGTCCGTGATGACCACCTGCGGCATGTACGACGACGCCGGATCGTGGATCAGCACGGTGGGCATGCCGGCCAAGAGCGGGGTGGGCGGCGGCACCATCGCCGTGCTCCCCGGCCAGGTGGGCCTCGCCGTCTATTCGCCGCCCCTCGACGACCACGGCAGCAGTGTGCGCGGCATGGCGACCAGCCAGCGGCTCTCCCGCGACATGGAGCTCCACTTCGTGCGGGCCGCGCGGGCGGGGCGATCGGCCATCCGCGCGACCTACGACATCACGGCGGCTCCGTCCGGCATCCGGCGGACCGACGAGGCGATGGACGTCCTCCGCGACCACGGCCACCGCGCCATGGTCATCGAGCTCAACGGCGACCTGCTCTTCGCCGGAACCGAATCGATGGTCCGGGAACTCAGCAACCTGGACGACGACGTCGACTTCGTGATCCTCGACCTGCGCCGCGTCGACGAGGTCGCGGACGTGTCCCTCCGGCTGCTCGGCGAGGTGCGCGAGAACCTCGCGGCGGTGGACCGCGACCTCGTGCTGATCGACGGCGAAGGCACGCTCGCGGAGACCTTCCGGGACGTGGACCGCGCGGTCCCCACCTTCGACACGCGCACCGCCGCGGTCGAGTGGTGCGAGAACGAACTCATCACGCGTTACGGCGGGGACCTGGTCCTCCCCGCCGAGGTGGAGGTGGCCCAGTGCCCGGCGCTGAGCCCCCTGAGCGACGAGGACGTCGCGGCCCTGGCCCGCCGGATGGAGGGTCGAACGTACGAGAAGGGCCAGGTGGTGCGCCGCGTCGGCCAAGCCTTCGGCGGGGTCTACTTCATCCTCTCCGGCCGGATCTCCACCTCGGTCCCGGGCCCCTCCGGCGGACGGCTCCGGCTGACCACCCTGAGCGCCGGGATGACGTTCGGGGAGCTCGCCCTCGGCAGCGACGACCGCCAGGAGACGACGGTCAAGGCCTTGGAGGAGGTGCACGTCAAGGTGCTGACCGCCCGGGCCATCCGGGCGATCGAGCAGGAGGAGCCCCGGCTCGCCGTCGAACTCTGGAAGGCCCTGACGCGGGACGCCTACACGCGCGTGGACCTGTACCTGAGGGAGACGGCCGTGCGTATCCAGGACTAG
- a CDS encoding hypothetical protein (possible pseudo due to frameshift), whose amino-acid sequence MHSPARRSTSSPELSRIPLWTVAGDQVHLTWALVGAVAAVVITLINIRGVKIAGAAQTFVVVFLLVIGLILVFGSVTGGSAANMQPFFTGGSAGFFAVLVVVPFLFVGFDVIPQSAEEVNIPARQIGRLVVVAVVLATIWYVMTILTTSSAMPADELAGADIATADAMGTMFGSDIMANVLIAGGIAGILTSWNSLLLGASRLMYSMSRSGMLPRWFGVLHPRYRTPVNALVFIGALSFAAPFFGTQMLGWLVDSGAPSIVLAYILVALVFVILRRREPAMERPLRIGGAGNGGTVIGWIAVVLCVALLSLYLPGMPAALTPPPWILFGLWWVLGVVFLLRIPRGIAPGYDAEERLLDQLSDRR is encoded by the coding sequence TTGCACTCCCCCGCACGGCGGAGTACATCTTCCCCCGAGCTCAGCCGCATCCCGCTCTGGACCGTCGCGGGCGACCAGGTGCACCTCACGTGGGCCCTCGTCGGCGCCGTCGCCGCGGTCGTGATCACGCTCATCAACATCCGTGGCGTCAAGATCGCCGGGGCGGCGCAGACGTTCGTCGTCGTCTTCCTCCTGGTCATCGGACTGATCCTGGTCTTCGGCAGCGTCACCGGCGGCTCGGCGGCGAACATGCAACCCTTCTTCACGGGCGGCTCGGCGGGCTTCTTCGCCGTCCTCGTCGTCGTGCCGTTCCTGTTCGTTGGCTTCGACGTCATCCCGCAGTCCGCGGAGGAGGTCAACATCCCGGCGCGGCAGATCGGTCGGCTCGTCGTCGTCGCCGTCGTCCTCGCCACCATCTGGTACGTGATGACGATCCTGACAACGTCCTCCGCGATGCCGGCGGATGAACTCGCGGGCGCGGACATCGCGACGGCGGACGCGATGGGCACGATGTTCGGGTCCGACATCATGGCGAACGTCCTGATCGCGGGCGGGATCGCCGGCATCCTCACCTCCTGGAACTCCCTGCTCCTGGGCGCCTCCCGCCTCATGTACTCGATGTCACGATCGGGCATGCTCCCCCGGTGGTTCGGCGTCCTCCACCCCCGCTACCGGACGCCCGTCAACGCGCTGGTCTTCATCGGCGCACTGTCCTTCGCAGCGCCGTTCTTCGGCACGCAGATGCTCGGGTGGCTCGTCGACTCCGGAGCCCCGAGCATCGTCCTCGCCTACATCCTCGTGGCGCTCGTCTTCGTGATCCTGCGACGGCGCGAACCGGCCATGGAGCGGCCGCTGCGCATCGGCGGGGCGGGCAACGGTGGCACCGTGATCGGCTGGATCGCCGTGGTGCTCTGCGTCGCCCTGCTCAGCCTCTACCTGCCCGGCATGCCGGCAGCGCTCACCCCGCCGCCGTGGATCCTGTTCGGTCTCTGGTGGGTGCTCGGCGTCGTCTTCCTGCTGCGGATCCCCCGCGGCATAGCACCGGGGTACGACGCCGAGGAGCGCCTCCTCGATCAGCTGTCCGACCGCCGGTGA